The Sorangiineae bacterium MSr11954 DNA segment CGCGTCGCGACTTCTTCCCCGTCTCCAGGGGATCTCCCCAGATGGCGCGGATGTCGTCGCATACTTGATACAACATGCCGAAGCCGAGCCCGAACTGGCCGAAGCTCCTCTCCATCTCCGGGGCCGACCCGGCGACCAGCGCCGTTGCAGCCGCGAAGCACTCGAGGGGCGCAGCCGTCTTGCGCTCGATCATATCGAGGTACTCGGTGCGTGTCATATCGGCACGGGCGCCGACCATATCGGAGTGCTGACCTTCGGCCATGCGAAGATAAGCATTCACGTAACGATCGGTGGTCTCGATGGCAACTGCCGACGAAACGCCTTGATGCCGAAGTTTGAGAAGCAAGTCGAAAGCCATACCCACCATCGCGTCACCGACGTTGATGGCTTGATCGATGCCGAACTTCATCCAAGCCGTGGGCCTCCCCCACCGCATCGGCTCGGAATCCTGAATATCGTCATGAACGAGGCTCGCGTTATGAAGCAGCTCGGAGGCCAACATGAGTGTCGTCAGGACATCGCCCTTGGCACCCATGGAACGGCCGATGAGCAAGCAAACTATCGCGCGCAGCCGCTTTCCGCGTGCGTGCAAACTACTCTCTGCTTCGCCATCACCGTTCGGCTGGAGCCCCAGGTGATAACGAATCATTTCATAGTGTGATGGGGGCTGCGCGAACTTACCAAGATAAGAAGCCAGCGCCCTATCGACCTGCTGGATCTCAGCAGCGAACGTTGATCGCAAAGTGCTCATTGTGTCTTGCATAAACACCGTACCGACGTCACCATACGACCGGGTGAGTCTAACGCAATAGAAAATCGACACAATGGATATCGCGCGCCATGGAAATCGAAATTACCGAAATTAGTAGACGGTTGATCGCGGGGTTCCTGATCTACATCGCAGCAGGGATTCGATTTTACTACGAGGCGAAGACGAAGGTCCGCCCCGTGCGGACGGAGACGGTGCGGCACCTCCCCGTTGCCCGCAGCGCCGCGACGATATCGAGTTGGAGCTGGTTCATGATGCTGATGATCACGCCGATCCCCGGCGTGATCCCGCTCGATTCGGTGGAAATTACGCCTCCTTTGCTGGCACGTGCGCTGGACGTCACCGGCGCGACGCTCCTCGCTCTGGCCACGGTGATGTTCTATGCGTGCCATCGCGCACTGGGAGAATTTTGGGCTGGCGCGCCTGGACTCAAGAGAGACCACGGGCTCGCGGACACGGGGCCTTATCGCTATATCCGACATCCGATGTATACCAGTTTCTTTCTTGGTTACGTCGCAGCGGCATGCCTCTTGCGCAGCTGGCCTTTTCTAATCCCTATCGTATTTGCGCCAGGGTTCTACGTCATGGCGCGCGTGGAGGAGGGCATCCTCGGCGCGCACTTCGGTGAAATCTATGCCACGTATTGCCGGACGCGGGGAATGTTTTTGCCTCGTTTCGTCTCCGACAAAGCACGGCTCGATCCGCTCGGGCGCGGGAGTTCTTCGTGAGGAGCACGATTCCGCTCCTCGTGTCCCTCGAATTGACGACAGTATGTTCCAACGGGGGATCCACTCACGCCATTGCCGCACATCACGATCCGGCGAATGGCGCGCAAATCGGCTTTCCCCGTCATTTCACGCGCGTCGCGTGGGGATGCAGTCGTTTCCACAACAACAGTCCACGCACACGGCGACAAGTCGCGCGCTACGGGTTTTGGGGCTCGAACCGTGGCATTAATTGGCATTTAGTAAAGTGTTAGGATTCATTGCGCGGGAGCGCGCCCATCGGCCGCCCTGACGCCCCCAGATCCCGCGCACGTCCCCGGATTCGAGCTCTCGACACGGCGCGCGGTGATGATTACGTCGACCACCACGCTCGTCGCGCACCAGGCGTGTTTTAGTGGTCTTACTGGTCTTGGTGGTCTTACTGGTCTTGCGCGTAATCCTAATTTTTTCCTAAAGGCTTTCTCTGCCTTTCGCGATCATTTAGGGTCGTTTCTTGGTTTTTCCTCGAGAAAGGAAGCGATGAACCAGCTTATCGAGCAGGCGATCGGAAGAGGAGTGAATCGCATGCGGGCCTTGCAGTCCGCAGAGGGTTATTGGCTCGCGGAGTGGCGCTCGCTCGCCGTGCTGGTGGCCTATGGCACGGCCCTCGTCGCGTGCGGCCACCATCCAAAATCGCCCGTTTTGTCCGATATATGCGATCAAATCGAGACGTACGCGAAGCCCGGCGGGGGCCTCGCGCACTGCCCCGAGTCCGACGCGCAGCCGCAGGTCACGTATGACGCGTGGCTCTTGCTCCGCCATTGCCGGCCCGACTCCCGCGCCGTTCGCGCGGCCTCCCTCTATTTGAAGGAGACGGGCCCCCTCCCGCTGTCGCCTTCCACGCTGATGCAGCGCTGGATCCTCGAGCCCTCCGCCCGCGCGGAGATCGCGAACCATCGCCCGCCGCGCCCCGCCGTTCGCGATTTGCTCGCTGCACATGTCACGCCACGGCTGGTGCGCGCCATGTCGACGCACAAAGCGCTCGAGCGCGGCTCCGGCAACAAGCAATTTGCGCGGCTCTTTTCCCATCTGGCCACGACGTGTGTCTGGCCATCGGTTCGCGAGAAGCCGTACGCGCTGTCGCCTCCTTCCATACTGGGAAATGGGGCAGCCCTCCTGGCGCTGCAGCAGCGGGCCGGGAGCGATCGTCCACTCTCGGCAGGACACGAAGCCTCAGCCGCGCACCTGGTGCCGTACCTCGAACGATATCTGTACCCCGATGGCTCCACGTACTATTTGCTTTTTGCGCCACCGCTCCTCGAGTATTTGCGGGCTTATGGCCGCGAGGAGGACGCCAAACGCTTCGTGGGCGCCATCGAGCGGGTCGGCTACCGCGCGGGTGGCTACGTGCGCACGACCATGGTGGCCACCAATGTCATCGAGACCAGCCTGACGGTGCTCGCCATGCTGGAGCTGGGCGCGGAAGAAGACGATCCCGCGATCGTGCGCGCCTGCGAATTTTTGCATCGCGCGCGGACCCCAAGCCGCATTTGGTCGTGGTCGTGGGAATCATCGTCAGGGTCGTTCGGACATCGCGATTCGGACAGCGACGACAGCGGCGCGGCGCTCATGGCGTTGCAGCGGGCCAAAAGCCCTTATGCCACGGCCCACCGCGATGAAATCGTCTCCGAGCTGTTTCGTTTTCAGCACGAGGGCGGCGGTCTGCTCACGATGGATCCGAGCGTGTGGCTTGCGAGTCCACTGACCCCTTCGAACAACTCGCGCGCCATCCAAGGACTGCTCGGGCTCGGCGTTTCCCCCGAGGATCCGCGGATCGTGCGCGCTTGCCAATGGCTGCTCGAGCAACAAAAGCCGGACGGCAGCTGGTTCGATTTCTGGATAAGCGGCGCGACCTACGGAACGACCTTGGCGCTCGAGGCGCTGGTGGCCGCGGGGTACCGCTCCCCCGGCGATCCCGAGATCGAGCGCGCCCTCTACTTGTTCGTTCGCACCCAGAACAACGACGGCGGCTGGGGTTTCGACTGGTACGGTACACGCACACGCGAATCCAACGTCGAGCACACGGCCATGGCGGTGTATGGACTTTGCAAATTCAGCCGGCCCAGCGCTCGCCCCATGAATGCCATCGAGGGCGCCATGCGATTTCTGCTCGAGCAGCAAAATGCCGATGGATCTTGGCCCTCGTCGTACGTATGCAATTATAGCGGGTGGGAAGGCTACACCTCATCGCACTACGCCTCGGTCTTCGCCCTGCGCGCCATTGCGGCTTATCTCGAGCTGTCCAAACAACATCTATTGCGAGCCCCTCAGCTCGTGCGCAACCGGCGGATTCAGAGCCGTAAGATGACAGCTACGTGATTAACCGTCGCCTCATCGGATCCGAGACGAGAAAGAATGGAACGAACCATGCGCACCGAGGTAAGCGAATCCGTCGTGGTCGACGTGCCCATGGCGAAGGTATGGCACCATTACGACGACCTCGAGGCATTCCGGCGATGGGCGCCAAATGTGGTCGACGTGAAGGTCATCGGCGAGACGCGCCGCTCCTTGGGCGCACGAATGCAATTTACGCTGAAGTTCGGGCCGTTCCATCAAAAGCTGGATGAGACCATCACACGCTACGAGCCGCCTCGTGCGAGCTCGCTTACTGGGCGCGCGCCCGGGTGGACGTACGAAATGGCCCTCGACCTCGTCGAGGAGCCGGGGGGAACACGGGCAACGTATCGTTGTCTTTCCGACTACTCTCGTATCATGCGTCCTCTCGTGCCGCTGCTCGATCGAATGAATCGTCGAATGCTTGGTACGGCGCTCGCCGCGCTA contains these protein-coding regions:
- a CDS encoding polyprenyl synthetase family protein, with amino-acid sequence MQDTMSTLRSTFAAEIQQVDRALASYLGKFAQPPSHYEMIRYHLGLQPNGDGEAESSLHARGKRLRAIVCLLIGRSMGAKGDVLTTLMLASELLHNASLVHDDIQDSEPMRWGRPTAWMKFGIDQAINVGDAMVGMAFDLLLKLRHQGVSSAVAIETTDRYVNAYLRMAEGQHSDMVGARADMTRTEYLDMIERKTAAPLECFAAATALVAGSAPEMERSFGQFGLGFGMLYQVCDDIRAIWGDPLETGKKSRRDIELRKPSLPLVIGMERASSRLKALIAAPKGSPLLTEAEVGEVTSELANAEVFSACREIADRYRDETLEHLYSALRGHPDGTTLKTLEMMVRLCAATAVPGEK
- a CDS encoding isoprenylcysteine carboxylmethyltransferase family protein, with amino-acid sequence MEIEITEISRRLIAGFLIYIAAGIRFYYEAKTKVRPVRTETVRHLPVARSAATISSWSWFMMLMITPIPGVIPLDSVEITPPLLARALDVTGATLLALATVMFYACHRALGEFWAGAPGLKRDHGLADTGPYRYIRHPMYTSFFLGYVAAACLLRSWPFLIPIVFAPGFYVMARVEEGILGAHFGEIYATYCRTRGMFLPRFVSDKARLDPLGRGSSS
- a CDS encoding SRPBCC family protein — protein: MRTEVSESVVVDVPMAKVWHHYDDLEAFRRWAPNVVDVKVIGETRRSLGARMQFTLKFGPFHQKLDETITRYEPPRASSLTGRAPGWTYEMALDLVEEPGGTRATYRCLSDYSRIMRPLVPLLDRMNRRMLGTALAALKSAVERERE